In Tripterygium wilfordii isolate XIE 37 chromosome 23, ASM1340144v1, whole genome shotgun sequence, one genomic interval encodes:
- the LOC119992781 gene encoding pectinesterase inhibitor-like, which yields MAMAMASLSSFLASILLVFLFITPSFSRLSNTVNETADDKSSIVNKVCSKAKNPSMCLQILPHDGTLQVLAKSAVSSGYEYAQDTIVNVMDAANDSTDPKLKKKYSSCLTNMNTASATVTKAKKQVRSGVFSGLSSASETAKAEADKCIYLFKGQPADPFYILPEIKNFDDIYVDVIRIISTMLK from the coding sequence atggCTATGGCTAtggcttctctttcttccttcctGGCTTCcatcttgctagtttttctcTTTATTACTCCATCATTTTCTAGGCTGAGTAATACTGTCAATGAAACAGCAGACGATAAAAGTAGTATTGTCAATAAagtttgttcaaaagctaaGAACCCTTCCATGTGTTTACAGATTCTACCACATGATGGAACCCTTCAAGTATTAGCCAAGAGTGCCGTCAGTTCAGGGTATGAGTATGCTCAGGACACAATTGTGAACGTCATGGATGCAGCCAATGATTCTACTGATcccaaattaaagaaaaagtaCTCTTCCTGTCTTACAAACATGAATACTGCATCTGCAACTGTTACAAAGGCTAAAAAGCAAGTGCGTTCAGGTGTTTTCTCTGGTTTGAGTAGTGCATCAGAAACTGCAAAGGCTGAAGCGGACAAATGTATATATCTCTTCAAAGGACAGCCAGCAGATCCATTTTACATCTTACCAGAGATAAAGAACTTTGACGATATATATGTTGATGTAATCAGGATCATCTCCACCATGTTGAAGTGA
- the LOC119992783 gene encoding uncharacterized protein LOC119992783, whose amino-acid sequence MNPLKCAFGVTSEKFLGFIVRHRGVPPTSACTKGTNSSLRNKELRHYMLAHVIHLISRAYQLKFIMSRLVLSGRLAKWALLLSEFDITFVPQKAIKGQALADFLADYPIPAEWELPEEFSDEEVFFTDVIPSWKLFFDGAARKYGAGAGVVFVTPQNEVMPFSFTLMEMCSNNVAEYQALIIGLEMALEMLLGQLEVFGDSKLVINKLLSKYEVRKSNLIPYQKHAAKLLEKFDMVNIIHVPRNEN is encoded by the exons atgaaTCCTCTCAAGTGCGCCTTTGGTGTCACTTCTGAAAAATTTCTTGGCTTCATCGTAAGGCATCGAG GAGTACCTCCTACATCCGCTTGTACTAAAGGCACCAATTCCAG TCTTCGCAACAAAGAGCTAAGACATTATATGCTTGCACATGTTATTCATTTGATCTCAAGGGCGTATCAACTTAAATTCATCATGTCAAGACTAGTCTTATCCGGAAGATTAGCAAAGTGGGCGCTTCTGCTATCAGAGTTTGATATTACTTTTGTACCTCAAAAGGCTATAAAAGGACAAGCTTTAGCGGATTTCCTAGCGGACTATCCGATTCCAGCAGAGTGGGAGCTTCCAGAAGAATTTTCGGATGAAGAAGTCTTTTTCACTGATGTAATACCATCATGGAAATTATTCTTTGATGGTGCTGCACGAAAATATGGTGCAGGAGCTGGGGTAGTTTTCGTTACccctcaaaatgaagtcatgCCTTTCTCCTTTACATTGATGGAGATGTGTTCCAACAATGTGGCGGAATATCAAGCCTTGATAATTGGCTTGGAAATGGCTTTAGAGATGCTGCTCGGACAACTTGAAGTTTTTGGAGATTCTAAGTTGGTTATTAATaaacttttatcaaaatatgaagtCCGGAAGAGCAATTTAATTCCTTACCAAAAACATGCGGCAAAGCTCTTGGAAAAATTTGACATGGTTAATATTATTCATGTCCCAAGGAATGAAAATTGA